Proteins from a genomic interval of Diospyros lotus cultivar Yz01 chromosome 6, ASM1463336v1, whole genome shotgun sequence:
- the LOC127803196 gene encoding disease resistance protein SUMM2-like, giving the protein MTNIMDSCVGKILSFLADGVISQGAYVIQYKNQVQLLEQENKRLGEKKDRIQGMVDTATNNGKVIETEVSSWLKEVEQMEGDIANFLHQQENRESFTCFPGCMCPNLLWRHKRGRDADDRKSEVSKLISTGDRLENSPVARDAPFQWELHFDSPHYYTTFPSRASVFEEIMNALKDSGVDMIGVHGPGGAGKTTMVKEVANEAKIRGIFDKIVLAVVSKDPNTSKLQEDIEPQLELKYERTSELGRADELRKALLNGKRKILVILDDLWQVLDLKAIGIPISGLGAKGCKIMLTSRKEEVLKWMNVGRSVFFIDYLKEQEAWELFTKVTGGFGVDELTARKVCKKCADLPIAIVAVGAALKDEEVVEWQNALHELEKSPLKYIEGVELVGYTPLKWSYDFLKDEGAKSCFLLCCLFPEDDEISIDDLVRYSFALGFLGRVDTLKDARIKVQAMVNMLKRSCLLLNGKKKNDVKMHDVIHDLAIVITGEKQTEHGGGRDWPGRQQFMVNHDIREWPKNDAWKHHTAISLRINDDNFPFPCSVLDCPLLHTLVLEHGKSSPIIPNNFFQGTRDAIVLDLKSISLELSSSVLELDHLRMLRLSNCILLRDLTTIRNLKNHLEILSFEKSKIKELPQVIGELTRLRSLNLKCKQLKVIPKGVISNLICLEELYVTINFQGWDTIVDVEETSNASIAELKSLTQLTVLHVGIGTESVKIIVQECPGLFEKLTNFIIFINFSGRLSSVRDETLNVLSIENIHHMDDAFYLLVDKVNELKLRKIPHLKRVFKDRKDLSIHGQQNLRFLRDKPNLQFTPYYGGGYFSKLTLLTISECHSMKSLFSPFWARALQQLRSLRVHNCREMEQIIGVVDHHHHEEEVLTDEAIIFSQLDSLELRGLPQFRSFYPKMEKTTIERNLSNYTTRAEYIFNEKACINS; this is encoded by the coding sequence atgacaaaCATCATGGATTCATGTGTGGGGAAGATTCTCAGTTTTCTCGCTGATGGAGTGATTAGCCAAGGGGCTTATGTGATTCAATACAAGAACCAGGTCCAGCTACTCGAACAAGAAAATAAGAGGCTCGGTGAAAAAAAGGACAGAATCCAGGGAATGGTGGATACAGCCACAAACAATGGGAAAGTCATTGAAACTGAGGTCTCCAGTTGGCTAAAGGAAGTAGAACAGATGGAAGGAGATATCGCCAACTTCCTGCATCAACAAGAAAACAGAGAATCTTTCACGTGTTTTCCGGGCTGCATGTGTCCCAACTTATTGTGGCGTCACAAGAGGGGTAGGGATGCTGACGACAGGAAGTCGGAGGTCAGTAAACTGATAAGTACGGGTGACCGACTAGAGAATTCACCAGTGGCACGTGATGCACCTTTCCAATGGGAGCTGCACTTTGATTCTCCTCATTATTACACCACGTTCCCATCAAGAGCTTCAGTTTTTGAGGAAATCATGAATGCTTTGAAGGATTCTGGGGTTGACATGATTGGGGTCCATGGGCCTGGTGGTGCTGGGAAGACGACGATGGTGAAAGAGGTTGCCAACGAAGCTAAGATACGAGGAATTTTTGATAAGATTGTGTTGGCAGTCGTGTCTAAAGATCCGAACACCTCAAAACTACAAGAAGATATTGAACCCCAACTGGAACTCAAGTATGAACGAACAAGTGAGTTAGGAAGAGCAGATGAGCTACGAAAGGCATTGTTAAATGGGAAAAGAAAGATACTGGTAATATTGGATGACCTTTGGCAAGTACTAGACTTGAAGGCAATTGGAATTCCTATTTCGGGCCTTGGCGCAAAAGGTTGCAAAATTATGCTAACCTCGCGTAAAGAAGAGGTGCTCAAATGGATGAACGTCGGTCGTTCAGTTTTTTTCATTGATTACTTGAAGGAGCAAGAAGCGTGGGAGCTGTTTACGAAGGTGACAGGAGGTTTTGGAGTTGATGAATTGACAGCAAGAAAGGTATGCAAGAAATGTGCAGATCTGCCTATTGCTATAGTTGCAGTTGGAGCTGCACTAAAGGACGAGGAAGTGGTTGAGTGGCAAAATGCACTTCACGAATTAGAGAAGTCCCCCCTAAAATACATTGAAGGAGTTGAACTAGTGGGTTATACCCCCTTGAAGTGGAGCTATGATTTTCTAAAAGACGAGGGTGCAAAGTCGTGCTTCTTACTCTGTTGTTTGTTCCCCGAAGATGATGAGATTTCTATTGATGACTTGGTTAGATATAGCTTTGCCTTGGGGTTCCTTGGAAGGGTGGATACGTTGAAAGATGCGAGAATTAAAGTACAAGCCATGGTTAATATGCTGAAAAGGTCCTGCTTGTTgctaaatggaaaaaaaaagaatgatgtCAAAATGCATGACGTTATTCATGACCTTGCAATTGTTATCACGGGGGAGAAGCAAACAGAACACGGAGGTGGTCGTGATTGGCCAGGGCGACAACAGTTCATGGTAAATCACGATATTCGAGAGTGGCCGAAGAATGATGCCTGGAAGCATCACACAGCAATCTCATTGAGGATCAATGATGACAACTTTCCTTTTCCTTGCAGCGTGCTCGATTGTCCACTATTGCATACCCTTGTATTGGAGCATGGAAAATCTTCACCTATAATTCCAAATAACTTCTTTCAAGGCACGAGGGATGCAATCGTTTTAGATTTGAAAAGCATATCGTTGGAGCTCTCATCATCAGTTTTGGAGTTGGATCATCTTCGAATGTTACGTTTAAGTAATTGCATATTATTGAGAGACCTGACTACAATTCGAAATTTAAAGAATCACCTTGAAATACTTagctttgaaaaatctaaaataaaagaGCTGCCACAAGTAATTGGAGAATTGACTCGTTTGCGGTCCTTGAATTTGAAGTGCAAGCAGCTAAAGGTGATTCCAAAGGGTGTGATATCTAATTTGATTTGTCTAGAAGAGTTGTATgttacaataaattttcaagGATGGGATACTATTGTAGATGTTGAGGAAACGAGCAATGCAAGCATCGCTGAGTTGAAATCATTGACTCAATTAACAGTTTTACATGTTGGTATCGGAACAGAAAGTGTCAAGATTATAGTGCAAGAATGCCCCGGTTTATTTgagaaattgactaattttattatatttataaacttttctGGGAGACTTTCTTCTGTTAGGGATGAAACCTTGAATGTTTTGAGTATTGAGAATATTCATCATATGGATGATGCATTTTATCTCTTGGTGGACAAAGTTAATGAGTTGAAGTTGAGGAAGATTCCGCATTTGAAAAGGGTATTCAAAGACCGAAAGGATCTCAGTATACACGGCCAGCAAAACTTGAGATTTCTACGTGACAAGCCAAACCTACAGTTTACACCATATTATGGAGGGGgatattttagtaaattaaCCCTTTTAACTATTTCTGAGTGTCATAGCATGAAATCTCTCTTTTCCCCATTCTGGGCCAGAGCACTCCAACAACTCCGATCACTAAGAGTACACAATTGTAGGGAAATGGAACAAATAATTGGAGTAgtagatcatcatcatcatgaagAAGAAGTCTTAACAGATGAAGCTATTATTTTTAGCCAGTTGGACAGCTTAGAATTAAGAGGACTTCCACAATTTAGAAGCTTCTACCCCAAAATGGAGAAGACAACAATTGAAAGAAACCTTTCAAATTATACCACAAGGGCAGAATACATCTTCAATGAAAAGGCATGTATTAATTCTTAA